A genomic window from Salvia hispanica cultivar TCC Black 2014 chromosome 5, UniMelb_Shisp_WGS_1.0, whole genome shotgun sequence includes:
- the LOC125189845 gene encoding uncharacterized protein LOC125189845 produces the protein MPSENEGSVEEKRAVEEELVEEDETVQISTPPKENTTIHSTTPPTAHTPAEVRIPYPQRVQKKKTDAQFSRFLDIFRKVNLNIPLVEALQEMPTYAKFLKDVLSKKKKWTDYETVNISENCSAIIQKKLPTKLKDPGSFNISCVIGKDRQTNALCDLGASINLMSLSFSER, from the coding sequence ATGCCATCCGAGAATGAGGGTAGTGTAGAAGAAAAGAGAGCTGTAGAGGAGGAATTAGTCGAAGAAGATGAGACAGTGCAAATTTCTACTCCACCTAAGGAGAACACGACTATACATTCAACTACACCACCTACAGCTCACACTCCAGCTGAAGTGAGGATCCCTTATCCTCAACGTGttcagaagaagaagacagaTGCTCAGTTCTCGAGGTTCTTAGACATCTTCAGGAAGGTGAACTTGAATATCCCATTGGTGGAGGCACTTCAAGAAATGCCTACGTATGCAAAGTTCCTAAAAGATGTGCtctccaagaagaagaagtggaCTGACTATGAGACGGTGAACATATCTGAAAACTGTAGTGCCATAATTCAGAAAAAGCTACCGACCAAGCTTAAAGATCCTGGGAGTTTCAACATCTCATGCGTCATTGGAAAGGACAGACAGACAAATGCACTTTGTGATCTGGGGGCGAGCATAAATTTGATGTCATTATCGTTTTCAGAAAGATGA